One Aerococcus urinaeequi DNA segment encodes these proteins:
- a CDS encoding MFS transporter yields the protein MEKTIEKNTRRDALQTEDHKLNKSQRNALIAAIVASGTDDLNVMFLSFSMSSIISQLGISSVAAGWIATITNLGMLAGGLLFGVLADRWDKMKVFYLTILTFSIATALIFFTPNITYLYLLRFIAGIGVGGEYGVAISIMAGLVPAKQLGRISSLNGIVGQIGSISSALLAGFIVPTLGWRGLFLFGILPILVVVWAKLTIKEDELGINTDEVTEDLVDINESDKPSISELFKTPGQTYQTIILMVMTTVQIAGYFGMMNWLPTIMQEQVGVTVSGSSTWMVTTILGMCLGMLTFGQILDRLGPRLSYGMYLIASAVSVYLFTFANSALTILIGGAIVGFFVNGMFAGYGAMISRLYPFKVNAIANNTILNVGRAVGGFSSVIIGFILDASGVGMVMLFLASLYLVSFIAMMSLPQLKQANYEQHQLNIRHKALDK from the coding sequence ATGGAAAAAACAATCGAAAAAAATACAAGAAGAGATGCACTACAGACGGAAGATCACAAGTTAAACAAATCGCAACGTAATGCCTTGATTGCTGCTATTGTTGCATCGGGAACAGATGATTTGAACGTGATGTTCTTATCATTCTCAATGTCTTCTATCATCAGCCAATTAGGGATTTCAAGTGTAGCGGCGGGTTGGATTGCCACTATTACCAACTTAGGGATGCTAGCTGGAGGTTTACTATTCGGTGTCTTAGCTGACCGTTGGGACAAGATGAAGGTTTTCTACTTAACCATTCTTACTTTCTCTATCGCAACAGCTTTAATTTTCTTCACACCAAATATTACCTACTTATACCTACTACGCTTTATTGCTGGTATCGGTGTAGGTGGCGAGTACGGAGTAGCGATTTCGATTATGGCCGGACTTGTGCCGGCTAAACAGTTAGGGAGAATTTCATCCTTAAATGGGATTGTTGGTCAAATTGGTTCCATCAGTTCGGCGCTTCTAGCAGGTTTTATTGTACCAACACTCGGTTGGAGAGGGTTATTCCTATTCGGTATTCTGCCAATTCTAGTGGTAGTATGGGCGAAATTAACTATTAAAGAAGATGAATTAGGGATTAATACAGATGAAGTTACAGAAGACCTAGTAGATATTAATGAAAGTGATAAACCTTCTATTAGCGAATTGTTTAAGACACCAGGGCAAACCTATCAAACAATCATCTTAATGGTGATGACAACTGTACAAATTGCTGGTTATTTTGGGATGATGAACTGGTTACCAACAATCATGCAAGAACAAGTTGGTGTGACGGTTTCTGGGTCATCTACTTGGATGGTAACGACGATCTTGGGTATGTGCCTAGGAATGCTGACATTTGGGCAAATTTTAGATAGATTAGGACCAAGATTGTCTTATGGTATGTATTTAATTGCATCAGCAGTTTCAGTGTATCTGTTCACTTTTGCCAATTCAGCATTAACCATCTTAATCGGAGGCGCTATTGTAGGTTTCTTCGTAAACGGCATGTTTGCTGGCTATGGTGCAATGATTTCTCGTTTGTATCCATTTAAAGTGAATGCCATCGCCAATAATACTATTTTGAATGTTGGACGTGCAGTGGGTGGTTTTTCATCAGTTATCATTGGTTTTATCTTAGATGCTTCAGGTGTAGGTATGGTAATGCTTTTCTTAGCAAGCCTTTATCTAGTCAGCTTTATCGCTATGATGAGTTTGCCACAACTAAAACAAGCGAACTATGAACAACATCAATTAAATATTCGTCATAAGGCGCTAGATAAGTAA
- a CDS encoding YbaN family protein, producing MEMRTIKEKGFLILGLLSVVLGSVGVILPVLPTTPFLLLAGWFFTRSSPQFKNWLESTRLYGRYVGEFKRQGGISKRKKVHILMTTYLVMGLSMLLMPLRGVQIFVGVCGLVFGYFLLFRVEEV from the coding sequence ATGGAAATGAGGACTATTAAAGAAAAGGGTTTTCTAATATTGGGCTTGCTAAGTGTGGTCCTAGGAAGTGTAGGTGTCATATTACCTGTTCTACCGACAACTCCCTTCTTGTTGCTTGCTGGCTGGTTTTTCACGCGAAGTTCACCGCAATTTAAAAACTGGTTAGAATCTACTCGTTTGTATGGACGGTATGTTGGCGAATTTAAGCGACAAGGTGGTATCAGCAAGCGCAAAAAAGTTCATATCCTAATGACAACTTATCTTGTGATGGGTTTATCAATGTTACTTATGCCATTAAGAGGTGTACAAATTTTTGTAGGCGTTTGCGGTTTAGTTTTTGGTTACTTTCTACTATTTAGGGTGGAAGAGGTTTAA
- a CDS encoding FAD:protein FMN transferase: MDFEQRHSINLMGTTIDLMVDHPNSNSLLLAAVQRLFQLEARFSANDPSSELMAVNQMAGLKAIRVHPELFHLIQIGKKESIASGRKLNIAIGPLVNLWRIGFADYRKPSQQEIDDRLTLVDPNEIHLDEKGKTVYLAKPGMSIDLGALAKGYAADQIIAYFKDQGVTRASINLGGNLRFYGHRPNHTESTQWRIGIQDPDQTRGYNKAIVDLSNQSVVTSGDYVRVFEEDGHLYHHILDSTNGKPFQADVRSVTVVSESSLDGEIWTTRLFPLSKEAIINQAEQIDHIEVLVVDRQGQITYTSGLEGKVELIC, encoded by the coding sequence TTGGACTTTGAACAACGGCATTCTATAAATTTGATGGGTACGACGATTGACCTAATGGTTGACCATCCAAATAGTAATTCTTTATTACTTGCTGCAGTCCAGCGTTTGTTTCAATTGGAAGCGCGTTTTTCAGCGAATGACCCATCTTCTGAATTAATGGCGGTTAATCAAATGGCAGGATTAAAGGCTATACGCGTTCATCCAGAGCTATTTCATCTCATTCAAATCGGTAAAAAAGAAAGTATTGCATCGGGACGAAAGTTAAATATAGCTATTGGGCCTTTAGTTAACTTGTGGCGGATTGGTTTTGCGGATTATCGTAAACCTAGCCAGCAAGAGATTGATGACCGGCTGACTTTAGTAGACCCGAATGAAATTCATCTGGATGAAAAAGGAAAAACAGTTTACCTTGCTAAGCCAGGGATGTCGATTGATCTAGGTGCGCTTGCAAAAGGGTATGCGGCAGATCAAATTATCGCTTATTTCAAAGATCAAGGCGTAACCAGGGCATCGATTAATCTTGGTGGTAACCTTAGATTCTATGGCCATCGCCCCAATCATACAGAAAGTACACAATGGCGTATAGGTATCCAAGATCCCGACCAAACGCGTGGTTATAACAAGGCCATTGTCGATTTAAGTAACCAATCAGTTGTAACGTCTGGGGATTACGTACGTGTATTCGAAGAGGATGGACATCTTTACCACCATATTTTAGATTCCACAAATGGTAAGCCCTTTCAAGCGGACGTTCGCAGTGTCACTGTGGTGAGTGAATCTTCGTTAGATGGTGAGATTTGGACTACTCGCTTGTTTCCCTTATCTAAGGAAGCAATTATCAATCAAGCAGAACAAATAGACCATATTGAAGTGTTGGTTGTTGACCGACAGGGACAAATCACCTATACATCTGGTTTAGAGGGCAAAGTTGAACTTATTTGTTAG
- a CDS encoding NADPH-dependent FMN reductase → MKHIIGIVGTNSKKSTNRKLLKYIQKHFADQAEIELLEIRDYPIFTKPEDKTLPNIVEEDAKKIEQADAVIISAAEYNHSITSSLTNALHWLSYYIYPLADKPIMITGASNGRLGSSRAQMHLRQILDSPDIRARVIPNSEFLLGNSLQAFDDDGDLSDQKSVEQLEAIFKEFIQFIDHTQEFTQLRTDTKAAAENYEWTK, encoded by the coding sequence ATGAAGCATATTATCGGAATCGTAGGTACAAATTCTAAGAAATCTACTAATAGAAAACTTCTTAAATATATTCAGAAACATTTTGCAGATCAAGCGGAAATTGAATTATTGGAAATCCGTGATTATCCAATATTTACTAAACCAGAAGATAAGACACTTCCAAATATTGTTGAAGAGGACGCGAAAAAAATCGAGCAAGCAGATGCGGTCATTATTAGTGCTGCAGAATATAATCATTCCATTACTTCTTCACTAACTAATGCCTTACATTGGTTAAGCTATTATATTTATCCCTTAGCAGATAAACCAATTATGATTACTGGTGCTTCTAACGGTCGTTTAGGATCTTCTAGAGCACAAATGCACTTGCGCCAAATTCTAGACTCACCAGACATTAGAGCACGTGTGATACCAAATTCAGAATTTTTATTAGGAAATTCTTTACAAGCTTTTGATGATGATGGTGATTTAAGTGACCAAAAATCTGTTGAACAGTTAGAAGCTATTTTTAAAGAATTTATTCAATTTATTGATCATACACAAGAATTTACGCAGCTAAGAACTGATACAAAAGCAGCTGCTGAAAACTACGAGTGGACCAAGTAG
- a CDS encoding NAD(P)H-dependent oxidoreductase: MKIVGIVGSTAEKSYNRLLLQYIQREFTDLFDLEILEIDQIPLFNQDNPELATEGPVHTLNRKIRQADGVIIATAEHNHTTPGPLKSALEWLSFTIHPLKNKPVKIIGASYLDQGTSRSQLHLRQILEAPGIDALVMPGQEFLLGNCKEAINANGDLVEPSTVSFLKGSLEKFMKYVESVQPLKDNPVFPEEDLTATKHCDTTIEGVDMTAPDWVEQAAAKVGAVEGDTYVKLDRGLLTVDQLNWFLKTIPLELTYADENNQYIYYNRVKPGQDMFASRYEKDVGSPLGAVHPPRAVKNVSWVISQLRSGNMEGVHVHVPIHKDNYVVHNYVAMHDEEGKYRGINEHVLDLQPVIEWYLEQTGQKLVKIEEDTTDASTSASMNGAWSHDDKNAVEADAKSGASDAEVADTTTAAIATDEDSSASQS; this comes from the coding sequence ATGAAAATTGTTGGAATTGTTGGCTCAACTGCTGAAAAATCATATAACCGTTTATTGTTACAATATATTCAAAGAGAATTCACTGATTTATTTGATCTAGAGATTCTTGAAATTGACCAAATACCTTTATTCAACCAAGATAACCCGGAGTTAGCGACGGAGGGGCCTGTTCATACATTGAATAGGAAAATCCGCCAAGCAGATGGTGTGATTATTGCTACAGCGGAGCACAACCATACAACGCCAGGGCCATTGAAGAGTGCATTGGAATGGTTATCCTTCACAATTCATCCATTGAAAAATAAACCTGTAAAAATCATTGGTGCTTCTTATCTAGATCAAGGAACATCACGATCACAATTACACTTACGTCAAATTCTTGAGGCACCAGGAATTGATGCTTTAGTCATGCCAGGGCAAGAGTTCCTATTAGGAAATTGTAAAGAGGCAATCAATGCTAATGGTGATTTAGTTGAACCTAGCACTGTAAGTTTCTTGAAAGGTAGCTTAGAGAAGTTTATGAAATACGTTGAATCTGTTCAACCACTTAAAGATAACCCCGTATTCCCTGAGGAAGATTTAACTGCAACTAAGCATTGTGACACAACCATTGAGGGTGTAGACATGACCGCACCGGATTGGGTTGAGCAAGCTGCAGCAAAAGTGGGCGCTGTCGAAGGTGATACCTATGTGAAACTGGATAGAGGGTTGTTAACAGTAGACCAATTAAACTGGTTCCTAAAGACAATTCCTCTTGAATTGACTTATGCAGATGAGAATAACCAGTATATTTACTATAACCGAGTGAAACCTGGCCAAGACATGTTTGCTTCTCGTTACGAAAAAGATGTAGGTAGCCCACTTGGTGCTGTTCACCCACCACGCGCTGTGAAGAATGTTTCTTGGGTAATTTCTCAATTGCGGTCAGGAAACATGGAAGGTGTTCATGTACACGTACCAATCCATAAAGATAATTATGTTGTCCACAATTATGTAGCTATGCATGATGAAGAGGGTAAGTATCGTGGAATCAACGAGCATGTTTTAGACTTGCAACCTGTAATTGAGTGGTATCTAGAACAAACAGGACAAAAGTTAGTGAAAATTGAGGAAGATACAACTGATGCTTCAACTAGCGCTTCAATGAATGGTGCATGGAGTCACGATGACAAAAACGCTGTGGAAGCTGATGCTAAAAGTGGTGCAAGTGATGCAGAAGTAGCAGATACAACCACTGCAGCTATTGCTACTGATGAAGATTCGAGTGCTAGCCAGTCTTAG
- the fba gene encoding class II fructose-1,6-bisphosphate aldolase, translating into MPLENMVDMLTKAKDGQYAVAQLNINNLEWTQAVLEAAQAENSPVILGVSEGAGKYMGGPEVVAAMVKALIETMEITVPVALHLDHGSSFETAKRAIDAGYSSVMIDGSHHPIDDNIAMTKQVVEYAHERGASVEGEIGTVGGTEDGVTAGINYADKEECKRIVDEAGIDALAAALGSVHGPYSGEPVLGFDEMKEISEYTNTPLVLHGGSGIPEEQVKKAIERGHAKINVNTELQIVFTAAVRENLNNDDKVYDPRKVLAPGKAAIVKTARETLRMFGSSNKA; encoded by the coding sequence ATGCCATTAGAAAACATGGTCGACATGCTGACAAAAGCGAAAGACGGTCAATATGCAGTAGCACAATTAAACATTAACAACTTGGAATGGACTCAAGCTGTTTTAGAAGCAGCCCAAGCAGAAAATTCACCAGTAATTTTAGGTGTTTCTGAGGGTGCTGGTAAATACATGGGTGGCCCAGAAGTTGTTGCCGCTATGGTTAAAGCTTTAATTGAAACAATGGAAATCACTGTTCCTGTTGCATTACATTTAGACCACGGTTCATCTTTTGAAACTGCTAAACGTGCAATCGACGCTGGATACTCTTCAGTAATGATCGATGGTTCTCATCACCCAATTGATGACAACATCGCTATGACTAAACAAGTTGTAGAATACGCACACGAACGTGGCGCTTCTGTTGAAGGTGAAATCGGTACTGTTGGTGGTACTGAAGACGGCGTTACTGCTGGTATCAACTACGCGGATAAAGAAGAATGTAAACGTATCGTTGACGAAGCTGGTATCGACGCATTAGCTGCAGCTTTAGGTTCAGTTCATGGTCCATACTCAGGCGAACCTGTTTTAGGTTTCGATGAAATGAAAGAAATTTCTGAATACACAAACACACCATTAGTATTACACGGTGGTTCAGGTATTCCAGAAGAGCAAGTTAAAAAAGCAATCGAACGCGGTCATGCGAAAATCAACGTAAATACTGAATTACAAATCGTATTTACTGCTGCAGTTCGCGAAAACTTAAACAACGATGACAAAGTATACGACCCACGTAAAGTTTTAGCACCAGGTAAAGCTGCGATCGTTAAAACAGCACGTGAAACATTACGTATGTTTGGTTCATCAAACAAAGCATAA
- a CDS encoding UDP-N-acetylglucosamine 1-carboxyvinyltransferase yields the protein MEKFIIKGGNPLKGEITVSGAKNSAVALIPAAIMADSPVVIEGVPEIDDVFALIEILKDFNVDVDFNEHVLRIDPTNMENIPMPDGKIQSLRASYYFMGALLGKYGEGVVGLPGGCNLGPRPMDLHLKGFEALGAEVSNELGAMHLTTNGNGLTGTEIYLDVVSVGATINIMLAASRAKGTTVIENAAREPEIIDIAMLLNKMGAKIKGVGTSTIRIEGVDEMHGASHQQIPDRIEAGTYIAAAAAVGQGVTVNNVIAEHIESFLAKLREMGVKMDISDDAIYIHPNDGQLKAVDIKTAPYPGFATDLQQPITPLLLTANGNGKLVDTIYPKRVKHVPELVRMGANIEEHNDQITYNGPNRLTGATVTASDLRAGAGLVIAALMAEGETELYGAGNILRGYDHIDEKLSALGADIQLVQYDYSTVN from the coding sequence ATGGAAAAATTTATCATCAAGGGTGGTAATCCGTTAAAGGGTGAGATTACAGTTTCTGGAGCGAAGAATAGTGCAGTAGCGCTAATTCCTGCAGCGATTATGGCGGATTCACCGGTGGTAATTGAGGGCGTACCGGAAATTGACGACGTGTTTGCTTTAATTGAAATTTTGAAAGACTTTAATGTAGACGTTGATTTCAATGAGCACGTGTTGCGTATTGACCCAACGAACATGGAAAATATCCCAATGCCTGATGGTAAGATCCAAAGCTTGCGCGCATCTTACTACTTCATGGGTGCCTTATTAGGTAAATACGGTGAGGGTGTTGTTGGTTTACCAGGTGGTTGTAACTTGGGTCCTCGTCCAATGGATTTACACTTAAAAGGTTTTGAAGCTTTAGGTGCTGAAGTAAGCAATGAATTAGGTGCTATGCATTTAACAACTAACGGTAACGGCCTAACAGGTACTGAAATTTACCTAGATGTTGTCAGCGTTGGTGCAACAATCAACATTATGTTGGCAGCTTCTCGCGCTAAAGGGACAACTGTCATTGAAAATGCAGCCCGCGAACCTGAAATCATTGATATTGCAATGCTTTTAAACAAAATGGGTGCTAAGATTAAAGGTGTGGGTACTTCTACTATCCGTATCGAAGGTGTGGACGAGATGCACGGTGCTTCTCACCAACAAATTCCTGACCGTATCGAAGCCGGTACTTATATTGCAGCTGCTGCGGCAGTTGGCCAAGGGGTTACTGTCAACAATGTAATTGCTGAACATATTGAAAGCTTCCTAGCGAAATTACGTGAGATGGGAGTCAAAATGGACATCAGCGATGATGCTATCTACATTCATCCAAATGACGGTCAATTAAAAGCTGTAGATATTAAAACAGCGCCATACCCAGGTTTTGCAACTGACTTACAACAACCTATTACGCCATTATTATTAACAGCGAATGGTAACGGTAAATTAGTGGATACTATTTATCCAAAACGTGTGAAACATGTACCTGAGTTAGTGCGTATGGGTGCAAATATTGAAGAACACAATGACCAGATTACTTACAATGGCCCTAACCGATTAACAGGTGCAACTGTGACGGCTTCAGACTTACGTGCTGGTGCTGGTCTAGTGATTGCTGCGTTAATGGCTGAAGGTGAAACTGAATTATATGGTGCCGGTAATATTTTACGTGGTTATGACCATATCGATGAAAAATTGTCAGCTTTAGGTGCTGATATTCAATTGGTACAATACGATTATTCTACAGTAAACTAA
- the rho gene encoding transcription termination factor Rho codes for MSDNEQEHVKLHSLQAMTLKEIYQYAKAYKVPYYSQMNKKELIMAVLRAQEVSQGFMNVEGVLDITGSDFGFLRSINYSPSQEDIYISNSQIRRFGLRNGDLVSGTARPPKASERYLGLMHVYAVNGKDPDEAKERAHFPALTPVYPDEQLRLESTPGRLSARMIDLISPVGYGQRGLIVAPPKAGKTVLMKEIANGITANNPEVELIMLLIDERPEEVTDLERSIDGEVVSSTFDQRPENHVRIAELVLERARRLVEDKRDVVILMDSITRLARAYNLVEKPSGRTLSGGIDPAAFYKPKKFFGSARNIEDGGSLTILATALVDTGSRMDDMIYEEFKGTGNAEIHLSRDLAESRVFPAIDIRRSSTRKEELLHDEATLKVLWKLRQTMKGDMLVYTNEMLKEMKKTETNDQFIDRLGTFLDKGKKGK; via the coding sequence ATGTCAGATAATGAGCAAGAACACGTGAAGTTGCATAGTTTGCAAGCTATGACTTTGAAGGAGATTTACCAATATGCGAAGGCGTATAAGGTCCCTTATTATAGTCAAATGAATAAGAAAGAGCTGATTATGGCTGTCTTGCGGGCGCAAGAGGTGAGTCAGGGCTTTATGAATGTCGAGGGTGTGCTTGATATTACAGGGTCTGATTTTGGTTTCTTGCGGTCGATTAATTATTCGCCTAGTCAGGAGGATATTTATATTTCGAATTCTCAGATTCGCCGGTTTGGTTTGCGGAATGGGGATTTAGTGTCGGGTACAGCTCGTCCGCCTAAGGCTTCTGAGCGGTATTTGGGTTTGATGCATGTGTATGCGGTGAATGGTAAGGACCCGGATGAGGCGAAGGAACGGGCGCATTTCCCAGCCTTGACACCTGTTTATCCGGATGAGCAATTACGGTTGGAGTCGACACCTGGACGTTTGTCTGCGCGGATGATTGATTTGATTTCGCCTGTTGGTTACGGTCAACGTGGTTTGATTGTGGCACCTCCTAAGGCTGGTAAGACGGTCTTGATGAAGGAAATCGCCAACGGGATTACAGCTAATAATCCGGAGGTTGAGTTGATTATGCTGTTAATTGATGAGCGTCCTGAAGAGGTGACGGATTTAGAGCGGTCGATTGATGGGGAAGTGGTTTCTTCTACTTTCGATCAACGACCTGAAAACCACGTCCGGATTGCGGAATTGGTTTTAGAACGCGCTCGCCGTTTGGTGGAAGATAAACGTGATGTCGTTATCTTGATGGATTCGATTACGCGTTTAGCCCGTGCTTACAACTTGGTTGAGAAGCCGAGTGGCCGGACGCTATCTGGTGGTATCGATCCAGCTGCATTCTATAAGCCAAAGAAATTCTTTGGATCAGCCCGTAATATAGAAGATGGGGGCTCCTTGACTATTTTAGCGACTGCTTTAGTAGATACGGGTTCTCGTATGGATGATATGATTTACGAGGAGTTCAAAGGGACTGGTAACGCTGAGATTCACTTATCTCGTGACTTGGCAGAGTCTCGTGTATTCCCAGCGATTGATATTCGTCGTTCGTCTACACGTAAGGAAGAGTTGTTGCATGATGAAGCAACCTTGAAAGTTTTATGGAAATTGCGCCAGACGATGAAGGGTGATATGTTGGTTTATACCAATGAAATGCTGAAGGAAATGAAGAAAACTGAAACTAATGACCAGTTCATTGACCGACTTGGTACCTTTTTAGATAAGGGGAAAAAAGGTAAATAG
- a CDS encoding type B 50S ribosomal protein L31, with protein sequence MKQEIHPDYHPVVFMDTSTGYKFLSGSTVNSAETVEWEDGNTYPLIRVETSSDSHPFYTGRQKFTQADGRVDRFNKKYGLKDENAAE encoded by the coding sequence ATGAAACAAGAAATTCATCCAGATTACCATCCAGTAGTATTTATGGATACAAGTACAGGATACAAATTCTTATCTGGTTCAACAGTTAATTCTGCTGAAACAGTTGAGTGGGAAGATGGCAACACTTACCCATTAATCCGTGTTGAGACTTCATCAGACTCACATCCATTCTACACTGGACGTCAAAAATTCACACAAGCCGATGGACGTGTGGACCGTTTCAACAAAAAATACGGTCTCAAAGACGAAAACGCTGCAGAATAA
- a CDS encoding RidA family protein: protein MTKKAIATEKAPAALGPYSQAISVNGTVYVSGQLPIDPATGEFATTDIQGQTRQSLTNIQAILAEAGLDMSNVVKTTVLLDNIDDFAAMNEVYAEFFTGVTPARAAFEVAAVPKGALVEIEAVAVEG, encoded by the coding sequence ATGACAAAAAAAGCGATTGCAACTGAAAAGGCACCAGCAGCTCTAGGGCCATATTCTCAAGCCATTAGTGTGAATGGTACTGTTTATGTGTCTGGACAATTACCAATTGATCCAGCAACGGGTGAATTTGCGACTACTGATATTCAAGGCCAAACCCGTCAATCATTAACCAATATTCAAGCTATTTTAGCGGAAGCGGGATTGGATATGTCTAATGTAGTAAAGACAACCGTTTTATTGGATAATATTGATGATTTTGCGGCTATGAATGAAGTCTATGCTGAATTCTTTACAGGTGTAACGCCTGCTCGTGCAGCTTTTGAAGTTGCGGCAGTTCCTAAAGGGGCACTAGTAGAAATTGAAGCAGTTGCTGTAGAAGGTTAA
- a CDS encoding GNAT family N-acetyltransferase: MDIRFAQNQDITDILNLLEQVNLIHHQARPDILKEGTKYTYDEVATIIENPQRPILVAVEDNRVLGYMFGVFQETEEDNILVAEKSLYIDDICIDQDARGKHVGQKLYQATKELAADTGCRRITLNVWAFNESAKSFYEKMGMQTFKTTLEDIL; encoded by the coding sequence ATGGACATTCGATTCGCACAAAACCAAGATATTACAGACATTTTAAACTTACTAGAACAAGTCAACTTAATCCACCACCAAGCTCGGCCGGACATTCTAAAAGAAGGCACTAAGTATACCTATGATGAAGTTGCAACAATCATTGAAAACCCACAACGACCAATTCTAGTCGCTGTAGAAGACAACCGTGTACTTGGCTATATGTTTGGAGTTTTCCAAGAAACAGAAGAAGACAATATTTTAGTGGCTGAAAAATCTTTATACATCGATGATATCTGTATTGACCAAGATGCCCGAGGTAAACACGTCGGCCAAAAACTTTACCAAGCCACAAAGGAACTAGCTGCTGACACCGGATGCCGCCGTATTACCTTAAACGTTTGGGCCTTCAACGAGTCAGCCAAATCCTTCTATGAAAAAATGGGTATGCAAACCTTTAAAACAACACTCGAAGATATTTTATAA
- the cysK gene encoding cysteine synthase A — protein MLFENIVDAIGYTPLVKINGLDADSADIYVKLEKNNPSGSVKDRPVKYIVQDLLDSGKVAVGGTIVESTSGNTGVGLAMVGAALGINVVIVMPESMSIERRQLIQAYGAELILTDKSGGMSLAGETAEKIAAERNGVVFGQFTNGANVTAHEETTAKEILADLPNVDGFVAGIGTGGTVSGAGHVLKEKNPATVIWGGEPSDSPLLTEGKAGPHKIQGLGANFIPKVLDQSVLDKVAIVSNEDAIAAAKELATSQGIFAGFSSGANYVAAKELAKELGKGKVVVTVFPDSGERYLSTGQFGDGHAE, from the coding sequence ATGTTATTTGAAAATATTGTAGACGCGATTGGTTATACACCTTTGGTCAAAATTAATGGTTTAGATGCAGATTCTGCGGATATCTATGTCAAATTAGAGAAAAATAATCCATCAGGTTCGGTAAAAGACCGTCCAGTAAAATACATTGTCCAAGACTTGTTGGATTCAGGTAAAGTAGCCGTTGGCGGAACGATTGTTGAGTCGACTTCTGGTAATACGGGTGTTGGGTTAGCTATGGTTGGTGCTGCCTTAGGCATCAATGTCGTGATCGTGATGCCAGAATCAATGAGTATCGAGCGTCGTCAATTGATCCAAGCTTACGGTGCGGAACTGATTTTGACAGATAAATCAGGTGGTATGTCATTGGCTGGTGAAACGGCTGAAAAGATTGCGGCTGAACGTAATGGTGTGGTATTTGGTCAATTTACAAACGGGGCCAATGTGACTGCCCACGAGGAAACAACTGCCAAAGAAATCTTAGCTGACTTACCGAATGTTGACGGCTTTGTGGCTGGTATCGGTACTGGTGGTACGGTTTCAGGTGCTGGTCATGTCTTAAAAGAGAAAAATCCAGCTACTGTTATTTGGGGTGGTGAGCCAAGTGATTCACCGCTATTAACTGAAGGTAAAGCAGGTCCTCATAAGATTCAAGGGTTAGGTGCCAACTTTATTCCTAAAGTCTTAGACCAATCTGTTTTAGACAAAGTAGCGATTGTTTCAAATGAAGATGCGATTGCGGCAGCCAAAGAATTGGCGACTTCTCAAGGGATTTTCGCTGGTTTCTCTTCAGGTGCCAACTACGTAGCGGCTAAAGAACTCGCTAAAGAATTAGGTAAAGGCAAGGTTGTTGTGACCGTATTCCCAGATTCAGGTGAACGTTACCTATCAACCGGTCAATTCGGTGATGGGCATGCTGAGTGA
- the epsC gene encoding serine O-acetyltransferase EpsC, whose protein sequence is MLSDELNEAHRDFAQYIYDHDPAPHSLEEVFLYPGFQAVVRHIAERELYLQEDYYGARKMAEATRKDTGIEIHPGAQIGKNVFIDHGMGVVIGETAIVGDRVKLYHGVTLGGTGNDKGAKRHPTIQHDAEVGANATVLGNVTVGHHAKVGANAVVIHDVPPYATAVGVPARIILHDKNWNRIGEYSI, encoded by the coding sequence ATGCTGAGTGATGAATTAAATGAAGCGCACCGTGACTTCGCCCAATATATCTATGACCATGATCCAGCGCCCCATTCCTTAGAAGAAGTCTTTCTATATCCAGGTTTCCAAGCAGTGGTCCGCCATATCGCAGAGCGAGAACTCTATTTACAAGAAGACTATTATGGCGCCCGGAAAATGGCAGAAGCGACCCGCAAGGATACAGGCATTGAAATCCATCCTGGGGCCCAAATTGGGAAAAATGTCTTTATCGACCACGGCATGGGTGTTGTCATTGGGGAAACGGCTATTGTTGGCGACCGAGTCAAGTTGTATCACGGGGTCACTTTAGGCGGGACTGGTAATGACAAGGGAGCAAAACGTCATCCGACTATCCAACATGACGCTGAAGTAGGGGCTAACGCTACCGTTTTAGGTAATGTCACAGTTGGCCACCATGCCAAAGTTGGGGCCAATGCTGTTGTGATTCATGATGTGCCACCCTATGCGACGGCCGTTGGGGTGCCTGCCCGCATTATTTTACATGACAAGAATTGGAACCGAATAGGTGAATATAGTATATAA